From bacterium:
GTGGACACTTTTGACAGTCCTTTATTCTCTCCTTCAAGTCTAAGAGTCCTCCTGCGCACTCCTCCTGTACAGGATTCTCAACTTCCATGCCCTGTTCGCATAGATACTGTTTCGTGAGCCTCACGACATCCAACAGTTCTTTCTTACACATTTGCCCCACAGCATTTCTTGTATTTCTTTCCGCTTCCACATGGACAGGACTCATTACGCCCTATCTTTTTCTCTTCTCTCTTGTATGGCTCCCTTGGAGCTTCTCCCTCAGGTTGATTTGTAGACATCTCCTGCTGCTGAGGCATTTGCCTCTGGCTGAGATGTCTCATATCCTTTGCCTGTTCGTGACTAAGATGTTGAGACGAAGCATCAAAGACTTCCCTCATATGAATTGCCTCATCTCCAACCTGAACCTTTAAAAAATACTCAATGATTTCCTCTTCTATGCTCTCAATCATCTCATAGAACATATTAAATCCTTCCCTCTTATATTCTACAAGCGGATCCTTCTGTCCGTAAGCCTGATAACCTATACCTTCTCTAAGCGTGTCCATAGCATAGAGGAGATCTTTCCACTTTGCATCTATTACATGCAGCATTATTGCCTGCTCAGCCTGGAGTATAATTGCACTCCTCTTAGCTTTATAAGCCGCCTTAATCCTGCTAACCAAGGAGTTCTTCAGATCCTGATATTCTATCTTAGCAGGATCTACTTCATTCCTATTAAAAGAGACGCCTGTACTCTGTCTAAGCCAAGCTGAAAGCCCGTCTAAATCCCATTCTTCAGGATGAATATTTTTCGGGGTATAAATAGAAAGTCTTTTCTCTACAATTTCATTTATCATATCAGATACATAATCTTCCAACTTTTTACCTTCCAGCACCATATCTCTTTGCTGGTAAATTACCTCTCTTTGTTTATTCATTACATCGTCATACTTGAGCAGGTCTTTACGTATATCAAAATTGCGGCCTTCAACTCTCTTTTGAGCATTTTCTATTGCTTTTGTTACCATTCTATGTTCTATCGGCTGCCCGTCAGGCATACCCATTCTTTCCATAAGTCCCTTAATTCTGTCAGAACCAAAAATTCGCATAAGGTCGTCATCAAAAGACAGGTAAAACCTTGAAGAACCCGGATCTCCCTGTCTGCCTGCCCGTCCGCGAAGCTGATTGTCTATACGTCTTGATTCATGACGTTCTGTGCCTAATATATGCAGCCCTCCTCGTTCTGCTACGCCTTCTCCCAAAACAATATCTGTGCCCCTGCCAGCCATGTTTGTTGCTATAGTTACAGCTTTCGCCTGACCTGCTTTCTCTATTATCTTTGCTTCTTTTTCATGGTATTTGGCATTTAAAACCTCATGAGGAATCCTTTCTTTCTTAAGCATCTGATCTAAAACTTCTGACTTTTCTATAGATATTGTACCTACAAGCACAGGTCTTCCAAGCTTATAAAGCTCTTTAATCTCCTGTATTATAGCCTTGAATTTTTCCTTCTCTGTTTTATAAATCACATCCGGATAATTAGTTCTCTTAAGGACTTTGTTTGGGGGTATTACAACTACCTCTAAATTATATATCTTGTGGAATTCCACGGCTTCAGTCTCTGCTGTCCCAGTCATTCCAGCCAGCTTCTTATACATTCTGAAATAATTTTGGAATGTTACTGTTGCAAGTGTTTGGCTTTCCTGTTCTATCTTCACTCTCTCTTTTGCCTCAAGCGCCTGATGCAAGCCGTCCGAATAACGCCTTCCGGGCATAATTCTGCCAGTGAACTCATCTACAATAATCACCTGACCATCTTTCACCATATAGTCCTTATCCCGCTGGAAATTGCAATGCGCTTTAAGCATTTGTTCGGCATGATGTTTATATTCCATGGTCTCAAGAGTGTGAAGGTCTTCTAAACCCAGTAGTTTGGCTACTTTCATTTCCCCTTCTTCAGTAAGATATGTAGTATGGGCTTTTTCATCCTTTACATAGTCTCCTGTTTCCTGCTTGGTTTCCTCATTGCGTATTCCTTCTTTAAGCCGGAGGAAAATTTGTTCCAGTTTATAGTATTTATCCGTAGATTCCTCAGCTGGTCCGGAGATAATTAATGGGGTTCGAGCCTCATCTATTAAAATGCTGTCTACTTCATCAACAACAGCATAATTAAGTCCTCTTTGCGCTTTATCCTCTTTTCTTACAACCATATTATCTCTTAAATAATCAAATCCGAATTCATTATTTGTTCCATAAGTAATATCTGCTCCATAGGCAATTTGCCTTTCCTGAGGATTCATATCGTGCTGAATGAAACCTACAGACAATCCCAGAAATTTATATACCTCTCCCATCCAAGCTGCGTCTCTTTTTGCCAGAAAGTCATTCACCGTTACTATATGGACTCCCTTACCGGAAAGCGCATTGAGATATGCAGACAGTGTTGCAACAAGTGTTTTCCCTTCTCCTGTTGACATCTCCACAATCTTTCCATCATGAAGCACTACCCCTCCTATAAGCTGTACATCAAAGTGCGGTCCAAACCTTCGCTGGTTTGGGTCTCCAAAAAGTTTCTCTGCAATCTCCGGGTTGGAAAATCCGCGTTTTGCAGCCTCTTTGACTACAGCAAATGCTTCATGAAGAATCTCGTCCTCAGTTTCACCTTTTTCCAGGCGGCTTCTGAACTCATCAGTTTTAGCACGCAGCTCGGAATCAGAAAGGTTTTGATATTCCTCCCAGAACTGGTTTATAGCGCTTACATACTTCCACAGCCTTTTGAGCTCACGGTCATTCTTTGTGCCAAAAACCTTACGAAGAATATAGCTGAACATCTTTTATTCCTGTTAATTTGGTCGGGGCGACTGGATTCGAACCAGCGACCTCTTGAACCCCATTCAAGCGCGCTACCAAGCTGCGCCACGCCCCGAGTGAATTATCTATTCAAAATAGCCCGTATATCAGTAAGCTCTTTCTTAACATCTTTTATTATATTGATTAGTTCATGGTCAGGCGGTCTCTTTAAGCCGTCCTTTGGCGCTTCAAGTTGTTTCTTTGCGCCATCTCTTGTATATAAATCTTCCCACAGAAGTTTTTTTATTTGCAGTATAAGCTCTATATCTTTTTTAGTATAATTCCTTTTACCATCGCCGTCCTTTTGAGGTTTTAACTGCTTAAATTCTCCTTCCCAGTCACGCAGCACATATGGCTCCACTTTCGTGAGTCTGCTTACCTCGCCTATTGAGAAAAAGATTTTATCAGGTATATTAATTTCCATATTTCTTATTCTATTTCTGATTTTGCATCTCTTGTCATTAAATCCATAACTGCTTTTCGCGGATCTTTATTATTAAAAAGTACTTCGTAAATTTCAGTTGTTATTGGCATACCTACACTATGCTTTTTTGAAAGAAAGTATGCTGACTGAGTTGTTTTTACCCCTTCTGAGACCATTGACATTGAATCAAGGATTTGACTAAGTGTCCTTCCCTTTGCAATCTGCTCCCCAACAAACCTGTTTCTGCTGTGTTTACTTGTGCAGGTTGTAATTAAATCACCTATACCACTTAAACCAGAAAAAGTGTGGGGGTTTGCTCCCATTTTCACACCAAGCCTCCTGATCTCTGCCAATCCTCTGGTAAGCAAGGCAGACTTTGTGTTATCTCCAAAACCAAGTCCATCAGAAATTCCGGCAGCTATAGCTATTATGTTTTTTAGCGCACCACCTAATTCAACACCAATTACATCAGAATTTGTATATACTCTAAAATCGCGAGACATAAAAATTGTTTGAACATGTTTTGCAACATCCATATCTTTTCCGGAAACCACAACTGTAGTAGGAATTTTCCTTGCCACTTCCTCTGCATGAGACGGACCTGAGAGAACAACAATATTGGTATTAGTTGTCTCTTCTGCGATTATCGCTGACATCCTTTTTAACGTTTTATTCTCAATGCCTTTTGCGACACTCAGTTTTACAACTCCT
This genomic window contains:
- the secA gene encoding preprotein translocase subunit SecA, with product MFSYILRKVFGTKNDRELKRLWKYVSAINQFWEEYQNLSDSELRAKTDEFRSRLEKGETEDEILHEAFAVVKEAAKRGFSNPEIAEKLFGDPNQRRFGPHFDVQLIGGVVLHDGKIVEMSTGEGKTLVATLSAYLNALSGKGVHIVTVNDFLAKRDAAWMGEVYKFLGLSVGFIQHDMNPQERQIAYGADITYGTNNEFGFDYLRDNMVVRKEDKAQRGLNYAVVDEVDSILIDEARTPLIISGPAEESTDKYYKLEQIFLRLKEGIRNEETKQETGDYVKDEKAHTTYLTEEGEMKVAKLLGLEDLHTLETMEYKHHAEQMLKAHCNFQRDKDYMVKDGQVIIVDEFTGRIMPGRRYSDGLHQALEAKERVKIEQESQTLATVTFQNYFRMYKKLAGMTGTAETEAVEFHKIYNLEVVVIPPNKVLKRTNYPDVIYKTEKEKFKAIIQEIKELYKLGRPVLVGTISIEKSEVLDQMLKKERIPHEVLNAKYHEKEAKIIEKAGQAKAVTIATNMAGRGTDIVLGEGVAERGGLHILGTERHESRRIDNQLRGRAGRQGDPGSSRFYLSFDDDLMRIFGSDRIKGLMERMGMPDGQPIEHRMVTKAIENAQKRVEGRNFDIRKDLLKYDDVMNKQREVIYQQRDMVLEGKKLEDYVSDMINEIVEKRLSIYTPKNIHPEEWDLDGLSAWLRQSTGVSFNRNEVDPAKIEYQDLKNSLVSRIKAAYKAKRSAIILQAEQAIMLHVIDAKWKDLLYAMDTLREGIGYQAYGQKDPLVEYKREGFNMFYEMIESIEEEIIEYFLKVQVGDEAIHMREVFDASSQHLSHEQAKDMRHLSQRQMPQQQEMSTNQPEGEAPREPYKREEKKIGRNESCPCGSGKKYKKCCGANV
- a CDS encoding NAD(P)H-dependent glycerol-3-phosphate dehydrogenase; protein product: MNNKKICVLGAGGWGTTLAIHLCRKGFEVSLWEAFPDYAEVLLKQRKNPKFLPGIDIPAEIYITSKIDEAISDVSLVVYAVPSHVMREVAKSSHVPEGVVKLSVAKGIENKTLKRMSAIIAEETTNTNIVVLSGPSHAEEVARKIPTTVVVSGKDMDVAKHVQTIFMSRDFRVYTNSDVIGVELGGALKNIIAIAAGISDGLGFGDNTKSALLTRGLAEIRRLGVKMGANPHTFSGLSGIGDLITTCTSKHSRNRFVGEQIAKGRTLSQILDSMSMVSEGVKTTQSAYFLSKKHSVGMPITTEIYEVLFNNKDPRKAVMDLMTRDAKSEIE
- a CDS encoding MerR family transcriptional regulator; its protein translation is MEINIPDKIFFSIGEVSRLTKVEPYVLRDWEGEFKQLKPQKDGDGKRNYTKKDIELILQIKKLLWEDLYTRDGAKKQLEAPKDGLKRPPDHELINIIKDVKKELTDIRAILNR